One Cryptomeria japonica chromosome 9, Sugi_1.0, whole genome shotgun sequence genomic window carries:
- the LOC131038825 gene encoding flavonol synthase/flavanone 3-hydroxylase, translated as MASIAEHYVQNLTQVPQEFLVQGKDGPLFEHGVFQELPLVDMSEPPEQIIQKISAACQEWGFFQVVNHSIPLDVVENARKAARGFFELPVEEKLKWARDEGKTDQIAGYGRTEGFRGQHTDWMDSLYAFLAPDSLKAPHLWPSTPTDYRETIEELGKESNKLIMHLLSIISKDLGMPTEGLGKEFAGYNLFYRANYYPPCPHPDKVLGTHAHTDHGAITILVQDNLCDGLQVEEKSGGWISVAPLPGTLVINLGESLVKVSRGKYRIALHRGVVTNKTTAMTLVLHLDPPLTLPSN; from the exons ATGGCAAGCATAGCAGAGCATTATGTTCAGAACCTCACTCAAGTGCCTCAGGAGTTTCTTGTTCAAGGCAAAGACGGGCCCTTGTTTGAACATGGTGTGTTTCAGGAGCTGCCCTTGGTTGACATGAGTGAGCCTCCTGAACAAATAATCCAGAAAATTTCTGCTGCTTGTCAGGAATGGGGATTCTTCCAG GTGGTGAATCATAGTATTCCTCTAGATGTGGTGGAGAACGCAAGGAAAGCAGCAAGAGGCTTCTTTGAGCTTCCAGTAGAAGAGAAATTGAAATGGGCTCGAGATGAAGGGAAAACAGATCAGATTGCTGGTTATGGACGTACAGAGGGCTTCAGAGGGCAGCATACTGATTGGATGGATTCGCTCTATGCCTTCCTTGCTCCTGATTCGCTCAAAGCTCCCCATCTGTGGCCCTCAACGCCCACAGACTATAG AGAAACAATAGAAGAGCTTGGAAAGGAATCTAACAAGCTTATAATGCATTTGCTGAGTATAATATCGAAAGATTTGGGGATGCCCACTGAGGGTCTAGGCAAGGAATTTGCAGGTTACAATCTGTTCTACAGGGCGAATTATTACCCGCCATGCCCACATCCAGATAAGGTGCTGGGCACTCATGCACACACAGACCATGGTGCAATTACTATACTTGTTCAAGATAATTTGtgtgatggattacaagttgaggaAAAAAGTGGAGGTTGGATTTCCGTTGCTCCTCTTCCTGGAACTCTTGTTATCAATCTGGGCGAGTCCCTTGTG AAAGTGAGTAGAGGTAAGTACAGAATTGCTCTGCATAGAGGAGTGGTGACAAACAAAACTACAGCCATGACACTTGTGCTTCACTTGGATCCTCCGCTCACTCTTCCTTCTAATTAA